A stretch of the Pan paniscus chromosome 2, NHGRI_mPanPan1-v2.0_pri, whole genome shotgun sequence genome encodes the following:
- the GPR160 gene encoding probable G-protein coupled receptor 160 isoform X3, whose product MWHEEGGLTEPPAAPALRTPGCVPLPASTRPSPSRRGVTVSVISFRPAGRRRPPALVSLGPDGTCVLKGCPALTPAFPGLEPAEPQQGRRGVPGPCSPAPPGSARGGAGRGGTRRASWALAPPSGGHLGTGAAGVGASTLRSRQPSILGWPRGGGRAAPCSPEANARTGPPEAGSAGRNRSRFVLHLRKCLRLNVLCFP is encoded by the exons ATGTGGCACGAGGAAGGGGGTCTCACTGAGCCCCCAGCGGCTCCCGCACTGCGCACCCCTGGCTGCGTCCCTCTGCCAGCCTCAACTCGGCCCTCTCCTAGCCGGCGGGGGGTGACGGTCTCTGTGATATCTTTCCGTCCCGCCGGCAGGCGGCGCCCTCCGGCCCTTGTTTCGTTGGGCCCGGACGGGACGTGCGTGCTCAAAGGTTGCCCGGCTCTGACGCCCGCATTTCCTGGTCTGGAGCCGGCTGAGCCACAGCAGGGTCGCCGCGGGGTCCCGGGGCCGTGCTCCCCTGCCCCTCCCGGGAgcgcgcggggcggggcggggcggggcgggaccAGGCGGGCGAGCTGGGCCCTCGCCCCTCCCTCGGGCGGTCACCTGGGCACGGGCGCTGCAGGTGTCGGGGCCTCAACCTTGCGGAGCCGACAGCCATCGATCCTCGG GTGGCCTCGAGGTGGTGGCAGGGCCGCCCCCTGCAGTCCGGAGGCGAACGCACGGACCGGGCCTCCGGAGGCAGGTTCGGCTGGAAGGAACCGCTCTCGCTTCGTCCTACACTTGCGCAAATGTCTCCG